A window of Rubricoccus marinus contains these coding sequences:
- a CDS encoding HU family DNA-binding protein, which translates to METTPNRVPTLTKKDVARRVSELQGVPLYKCEPWVHAVVMSIRQLMEEADPEVRIELRDFGVFEVKKTKAKPKARNPKTNETVFIPSRRKTHFKPSKKLREVLQAPLADLGYAIPEGSADSEPVLNGHHEHQSA; encoded by the coding sequence ATGGAAACCACGCCCAACCGCGTGCCTACGCTGACCAAGAAAGACGTGGCCCGGCGCGTCTCAGAGCTTCAGGGAGTCCCTCTCTACAAATGCGAGCCCTGGGTCCACGCCGTCGTGATGTCGATCCGTCAGTTGATGGAAGAGGCAGACCCAGAGGTCCGCATCGAACTCCGCGACTTCGGCGTGTTCGAGGTCAAGAAGACGAAGGCCAAGCCGAAGGCACGCAACCCCAAAACGAACGAAACGGTGTTTATCCCGTCGCGCCGGAAGACGCACTTCAAACCCAGCAAAAAGCTCCGCGAGGTGCTGCAGGCGCCTCTGGCGGACCTCGGCTACGCCATCCCCGAAGGGAGCGCCGATTCGGAGCCGGTGCTCAACGGCCACCACGAGCACCAGTCCGCGTAG